CAGTGAACTGAGCATCGATGCAAACAAAGAAGAATAAGCAGGTGGCACATGACAACTGAAGCGATGACACCGGAACAGGATGCACAACTGGCTGAATCCGGTTCTCTGTTAGACAGTATTTTGAATGAAACCCGTATGAAGCCATCTGATGAAGGCTTTGACGTGGCGAAACGGGGCGTGGAAGCGTTTATCTCTGAATTGCTGAGTAAAAACGTATCCGACAAAGTTGATCAGTCGCTGGTGGATCTGATGATCTCCGAGATTGATCAGAAGATGTCTGCTCAGGTTGATGAGATTCTGCACTCAGAAGAGATTCAGCAAATCGAATCGTCCTGGCGTGGCCTGAAGTATCTGGTTGATCAGACGGACTTCCGCGAGAACATTCAGATTGAAGTGATTTCTGCGAAGAAAAACGAAGTGCTGGATGACTTCGACGACGCGCCGGAAGTGGTGAAATCTGGTTTGTACAAGCAGATCTATACCCGTGAATACGGCCAGTTTGGTGGTAAACCTGTGGGTGCGGTGATCTGTGACTTCAAACTGACGTCTGCATCACCAGACATCAAACTGATGGAATACATGGCAAACGTGGGTGCGATGTCTCATGCACCGTTCCTGACTTCTGCCGGTCCTCAGTTCTTCGGGGTCGACAGCTATGAAGAGCTGCCAAACCTGAAAGATCTGAAGTCTGTGTTTGAAGGTCCGCAGTACACCAAGTGGCGTGGCCTGCGTGAGCACGAAGATTCACGCTATCTGGGTCTGTGTACCACAGGCTTCATGCTGCGCTCGCCATATTCTGTGGCCGACAACCCGATCAAAGCATTCGACTATAACGAGAATGTTTCGGCGAGTCATGACCACTATCTGTGGGGGAACTCAGCGTATGCACTGGCGTCTCGTATTTCCGAGTCCTTTGCGAAATTCCGCTGGTGTCCGAACATCATCGGTCCGCAGAGCGGTGGTACGGTGAATGACCTGCCGGTACATAACTTTGAATCCATGGGTCGTATTGAAACCAAGATCCCAACAGAAGTGCTGGTCTCTGACCGTCGCGAATTCGAACTGGCAGAAGAAGGCTTTATTGCCCTGACCATGCGTAAAGGTTCTGATAACGCGGCATTCTTCTCGGCCAACTCGGTTCAGAAACCGAAGTTCTTTGGCAACACGCCGGAAGGCAAAGAAGCAGAAACCAACTATAAGCTGGGCACACAGCTACCATACATGTTCATCATCAACCGCCTGGCGCACTATCTGAAAGTGCTGCAGCGCGAGCAGATTGGTTCGTGGAAAGAGCGTACGGATCTGGAAATTGAACTGAACAAGTGGATCCGTCAGTACGTGTCTGATCAGGAAAATCCACCGGCAGAGGTTCGTGGTCGTCGTCCACTGCGTGCAGCACGTGTTGAAGTGTCTGATGTGGAAGGTGATCCGGGCTGGTACCGTGTTTCTCTGGCAGTGCGTCCGCACTTCAAGTACATGGGTGCAAGCTTCGAGCTGTCTCTGGTAGGTAAACTGGATCAGTAAT
The Photobacterium sp. GJ3 DNA segment above includes these coding regions:
- the tssC gene encoding type VI secretion system contractile sheath large subunit produces the protein MTTEAMTPEQDAQLAESGSLLDSILNETRMKPSDEGFDVAKRGVEAFISELLSKNVSDKVDQSLVDLMISEIDQKMSAQVDEILHSEEIQQIESSWRGLKYLVDQTDFRENIQIEVISAKKNEVLDDFDDAPEVVKSGLYKQIYTREYGQFGGKPVGAVICDFKLTSASPDIKLMEYMANVGAMSHAPFLTSAGPQFFGVDSYEELPNLKDLKSVFEGPQYTKWRGLREHEDSRYLGLCTTGFMLRSPYSVADNPIKAFDYNENVSASHDHYLWGNSAYALASRISESFAKFRWCPNIIGPQSGGTVNDLPVHNFESMGRIETKIPTEVLVSDRREFELAEEGFIALTMRKGSDNAAFFSANSVQKPKFFGNTPEGKEAETNYKLGTQLPYMFIINRLAHYLKVLQREQIGSWKERTDLEIELNKWIRQYVSDQENPPAEVRGRRPLRAARVEVSDVEGDPGWYRVSLAVRPHFKYMGASFELSLVGKLDQ